Proteins encoded together in one Mus caroli chromosome 4, CAROLI_EIJ_v1.1, whole genome shotgun sequence window:
- the LOC110293150 gene encoding olfactory receptor 2K2 encodes MPGENVTVWSLFFLEGFSRYPRLEIALFVFSLVMYLVTLLGNGTLILITVLDSRLQTPMYLFLGNLSFMDICYTSASIPTLLVNLLSSKKTIIFSGCAVQMYLSLSMGSTECILLAVMAYDRYVAICNPLRYPIIMNRQVCVQMATISWVTGCLTALLETSFALQIPLCGNIINHFTCEILAVLKLACVSSLLMDLVMLVVSILLLPIPMLLICISYGFILSTILRISSTEGRNKAFSTCGAHLTVVVLYYGAALSMYLKPSSSNSQEIDKIISLLYGVLTPMLNPIIYSLRNKEVKDAVIKLLGKVPLAPSV; translated from the coding sequence ATGCCAGGAGAAAATGTCACTGTTTGGAGCCTTTTTTTCCTAGAGGGATTTTCCCGGTACCCAAGGTTAGAGATTGCTCTGTTTGTCTTCAGCCTTGTCATGTATCTGGTTACCCTCCTGGGTAATGGTACTCTTATCTTAATCACTGTCCTGGATTCACGCCTTCAAACCCCCATGTACTTGTTTCTTGGAAACCTCTCTTTCATGGATATCTGTTACACGTCTGCTTCTATTCCCACTTTGCTTGTGAACTTGCTGTCATCTAAGAAAACCATTATCTTTTCTGGGTGTGCTGTACAGATGTACCTGTCCCTTTCCATGGGGTCCACAGAGTGTATACTTCTGGCTGTGATGGCCTATGATCGTTATGTGGCCATCTGTAACCCTCTGAGGTACCCCATCATCATGAACAGGCAAGTCTGTGTGCAGATGGCCACCATCTCCTGGGTGACAGGCTGTCTGACTGCTCTGCTGGAAACTAGTTTTGCCCTGCAGATTCCCCTCTGTGGGAACATCATCAACCATTTCACATGTGAAATCCTTGCCGTGCTAAAATTAGCTTGCGTGAGTTCCCTGCTCATGGACCTGGTTATGCTGGTGGTCAGTATTCTCCTTCTGCCCATTCCAATGCTCTTGATTTGCATCTCTTATGGCTTCATCCTTTCTACAATTCTGAGAATCAGTTCAACAGAGGGAAGAAACAAGGCTTTTTCAACCTGTGGTGCACACTTGACTGTGGTGGTCTTATATTATGGGGCTGCTCTCTCCATGTACCTGAAGCCTTCTTCATCAAACTCACAAGAAATAGACAAAATCATCTCGTTGCTTTATGGAGTGCTTACCCCTATGTTGAACCCAATAATATACAGcttaagaaacaaagaagtaaaagatGCAGTGATAAAACTGCTGGGCAAAGTGCCCTTGGCACCAAGTGTGTGA